GATAATTGGGACGGTCGTTCATAATCATTACCGTATCCGGATTAGCGTACTTCACCATGACCCGCAGGGTTTCCAGCGGCTCAAAGCCCGCAATCACACCCGCCCGGCCCCGGGGAATCAGCGGGCCATAGGCTTTATCTCTGGAAATGCGCACATGACTCATCACCGAACCGCCCCGCTGGGATACCCCAAAGGTTTCACCTACCACCACCCGGTACCCGGCTTCGACAGCAGCCACGGAAATCACCTGTGAAGCCAGCACGTTACCCTGACCGCCCACACCGGTAATGATAATATTCAGCGGTTCCCTAAAAGCGCTCATTCATTCCACCGTCCCTTC
This genomic interval from Desulfoscipio sp. XC116 contains the following:
- a CDS encoding indolepyruvate oxidoreductase subunit beta, which encodes MSAFREPLNIIITGVGGQGNVLASQVISVAAVEAGYRVVVGETFGVSQRGGSVMSHVRISRDKAYGPLIPRGRAGVIAGFEPLETLRVMVKYANPDTVMIMNDRPNYPLGCLLGEDKYPDPHRIEETIRKIVARVHCLSATELAKEAGSPLAANMVMTGALVGSGLLPFGREYFTKAIELLFKDSVRDLNLAAFELGHRRVAG